Proteins co-encoded in one Coregonus clupeaformis isolate EN_2021a chromosome 17, ASM2061545v1, whole genome shotgun sequence genomic window:
- the LOC121532779 gene encoding lens fiber membrane intrinsic protein-like: MLYTLAGGGTLCGVAALVLLIVSTATDFWMQYRYSGASANQGLWRFCINHKCHAHTITVAFWDATRAFMLLSVLSCFAGVVLGLSAFANGTKSRRVRMGGIALLLSGFLALLALAIYTGVTVNFFGKRFLDWRFSWSYILGWVAIILSFVAGVFQLCAYQKNISEPPPPNIQES; the protein is encoded by the exons ATGCTGTACACTTTAGCAGGAGGGGGCACACTCTGTGGTGTGGCCGCCCTCGTGCTCCTCATAGTCTCCACGGCGACCGACTTCTGGATGCAGTACCGCTACTCGGGCGCCTCGGCCAACCAGGGCCTCTGGAGGTTTTGCATCAATCACAAGTGCCATGCCCACACCATCACTGTGG CCTTCTGGGATGCGACGAGGGCCTTCATGCTGCTGTCCGTGCTGAGCTGCTTCGCTGGCGTGGTGCTGGGCCTGAGCGCCTTCGCCAATGGCACCAAGAGCAGGAGGGTCCGGATGGGGGGCATCGCTCTGCTCCTGTCAG GTTTTCTTGCTCTGTTAGCTCTGGCCATCTACACTGGCGTGACTGTCAACTTTTTTGGCAAGCGCTTCCTTGATTGGCGCTTCTCCTGGTCCTACATCTTAGGTTGGGTGGCCATCATCTTATCTTTCGTTGCTG GTGTGTTCCAACTCTGTGCCTATCAGAAGAACATTTCAGAACCACCTCCTCCCAACATTCAAGAAAGCTAA
- the si:zfos-943e10.1 gene encoding GRAM domain-containing protein 2B, giving the protein MERGKSQWYNQDAADPPRARDGASYPVESGGLSVKKGSKSKNLEKTRRALSLEEAQLELQQQSRNLTRQAPVRSQTFDVDRSFERTEGSGSQSSFIKHNKTFHKLFPDIPESEDLLHAYICALQKEVPYHGRLYVTEHHACFHSSVLLKDTKLVIPVTSVHIMKKQNTALLVPNALSIRTIEGEKYLFVSLRNREACYKLLRSVCPQLEDGSANSSTLFSSADNSFDKGKLVNSSQSSVEDSFDQLDGSEPKLFLDSPPPSPHIDLVPQGSSCSPRSTHTQQSDSSLEDLSGGSWVWSVTEKARSILIQREASSLNTLLFIYLILVVLLLLSSGYIGLRIVALEEQLTSLGALPEFSLQSRYKDT; this is encoded by the exons ATGGAGAGGGGAAAGAGCCAGTGGTACAACCAGGATGCTGCAGACCCTCCTCGGGCAAGGGATGGGGCGAG CTACCCGGTGGAGAGTGGAGGACTGTCGGTGAAGAAGGGGAGTAAGAGCAAGAATTTGGAGAAGACTAGGAGAGCCCTCAGTCTGGAGGAGGCCCAACTGGAGCTCCAGCAGCAGAGCAGGAACCTCACCAGACAAGCCCCTGTCAG GTCTCAGACATTCGATGTGGATAGAAGTTTTGAGAGGACTGAAGGCAGCGGTTCACAAAGT AGTTTTATAAAGCACAACAAAACATTCCACAAGCTGTTTCCTGACATTCCGGAGAGTGAAGACTTACTACATG ccTACATCTGTGCCCTGCAGAAGGAAGTGCCCTACCATGGCAGGCTCTACGTCACCGAGCACCACGCATGCTTCCACTCTTCCGTGCTGCTCAAGGACACCAAG TTGGTGATCCCGGTGACCAGCGTGCACATTATGAAGAAGCAGAACACCGCCCTGCTGGTGCCCAATGCCCTGTCTATCCGCACCATCGAGGGAGAAAAG taCCTGTTTGTGTCTTTGCGGAACCGAGAGGCATGCTACAAACTCCTGCGGTCCGTTTGTCCTCAACTGGAGGATGGAAGTGCCAACAGCAGCACCTTATTCTCTTCTGCGGACAATAGCTTTGATAAGGGCAAGCTGGTG AACTCCAGTCAGTCCAGTGTAGAGGACAGTTTTGACCAGCTGGACGGGTCAGAACCCAAGCTCTTCCTTGACTCGCCCCCACCCAGCCCACACATAG ATCTAGTGCCTCAAGGGAGCAGCTGCAGCCCTAGGAGCACGCACACGCAGCAGAGTGACAGCTCCTTAGAGGACCTttcag GTGGCTCGTGGGTGTGGAGTGTGACGGAGAAAGCCCGCTCCATCCTCATCCAGAGAGAGGCCAGCAGCCTCAAcactctcctcttcatctacCTAATACT GGTGGTACTACTGCTGCTATCATCGGGGTACATCGGCCTCCGTATTGTGGCTCTGGAGGAGCAGTTGACCTCTCTGGGCGCCCTCCCAGAATTCTCCCTACAGAGCAG GTACAAAGACACATAA